One genomic region from Oncorhynchus clarkii lewisi isolate Uvic-CL-2024 chromosome 21, UVic_Ocla_1.0, whole genome shotgun sequence encodes:
- the LOC139379430 gene encoding hairy-related 8a produces MTAFNMGHRGNGRERNFSAKEERKLRKPLIEKKRRERINCSLEQLKGIMVDAYNLDQSKLEKADVLEVTVQHMEGLQKGHGSGSLSGPSIGFDSRQRYSSGYIQCMHEVHNLLKSCPGMDKPLGARLLNHLLKSLPHISSETGAGNTGGNGTNGINGTPSRAIGMSNSNCGCIGGGSSNGGSPMSGSGPVSPPQSPLSLSSGGGAQSLQPCCLQMHHATPPLQPSPPPIGSSPLHALCSQVHSGRDGRDQQKSVSSSPPCFPNLPQPGVFHPAPLSPFSPPGGDPSMWRPW; encoded by the exons ATGACGGCCTTCAACATGGGACACCGGGGAAATGGGCGCGAGAGGAATTTTAGCGCTAAAGAAGAACGAAAG TTGCGGAAGCCTCTAATTGAGAAAAAGAGGCGGGAGCGCATCAACTGCAGTCTGGAACAACTGAAAGGAATCATGGTGGATGCATACAACCTGgat CAATCTAAACTGGAGAAGGCTGATGTACTGGAGGTTACTGTGCAACATATGGAGGGTCTGCAGAAGGGTCACGGTTCAG GTTCCCTTTCTGGTCCCAGTATAGGGTTTGACTCCCGGCAGCGCTACAGCAGTGGATACATTCAATGTATGCATGAGGTCCACAACCTGCTCAAGAGCTGCCCAGGCATGGACAAGCCACTGGGGGCCCGGCTCCTCAACCACCTGCTCAAGTCTTTGCCCCACATCAGCtctgagactggggctgggaaCACTGGTGGCAATGGGACCAATGGTATCAATGGGACTCCGTCTAGGGCTATTGGTATGAGTAATAGTAACTGTGGTTGcattggtggtggtagtagtaatggtggtagtcCCATGTCTGGATCTGGGCCTGTCTCCCCTCCCCAGTCTCCACTTTCTCTGTCATCTGGAGGTGGAGCGCAGTCACTCCAGCCTTGCTGTTTACAGATGCATCATGCCACGCCCCCCTTGCAGCCATCACCCCCACCAATAGGAAGCTCACCACTCCACGCCCTTTGCAGCCAGGTACATTCTGGTAGAGATGGGAGGGATCAGCAGAAGtccgtctcctcctcccctccttgcTTCCCCAATCTACCCCAGCCTGGGGTGTTTCACCCCGCCCCCCTGTCCCCTTTCTCACCCCCCGGGGGAGACCCCTCCATGTGGAGGCCTTGGTGA